The following proteins come from a genomic window of Proteiniphilum propionicum:
- a CDS encoding dipeptide epimerase yields MKQDRRQFLKTSAFMAAALAAPSFTLSGASKKTAKSSVKMKLTWIPYDLQLRHTFTISGFSRKTTPVVLTRIEYDGLEGYGEASLPPYLGETQASVIEFLKKVDLSGFSDPTHLEEILLYVDAIAPANTAAKASVDIALHDLAGKIIGAPWHRMYGLNKTNVPDTTFTIGIDSDEVVREKTREALGRFNILKIKVGGPDDKRMIEAIRSVTDLPLAVDANQGWKERSEALDMIFWMRERGVVMVEQPMPKSDLDSIARLTEESPLPIFADESVQRLADVERLKGVFSGINIKLMKCTGMHEAWKMRTLAQALGMKVMMGCMTETSCAISAASQIYPGMDFADLDGALLIGNDCFDGAKLENGKMIASDLPGIGVLPIFTLPAPQRGG; encoded by the coding sequence ATGAAACAAGACCGCCGGCAGTTTCTTAAAACATCTGCTTTTATGGCTGCAGCTCTTGCAGCTCCTTCGTTTACTTTGAGCGGTGCTTCCAAAAAAACGGCAAAATCATCAGTAAAAATGAAACTAACCTGGATTCCATACGATTTACAACTGAGACATACATTCACAATTTCGGGTTTCTCAAGAAAAACCACACCCGTAGTACTTACCCGGATAGAGTATGATGGACTGGAAGGGTATGGAGAAGCGTCTTTGCCGCCCTATTTGGGTGAGACACAGGCTTCGGTTATTGAATTTTTGAAGAAGGTAGATCTGTCAGGATTCTCTGATCCCACACATCTGGAGGAGATTTTATTATATGTTGATGCAATTGCTCCCGCTAACACTGCGGCCAAGGCCTCAGTGGACATCGCACTGCACGACTTGGCAGGAAAGATTATCGGTGCTCCCTGGCATAGGATGTATGGGCTGAATAAAACGAATGTGCCAGATACTACTTTCACTATTGGTATAGATAGCGATGAAGTGGTTCGTGAAAAAACACGCGAAGCGTTGGGGCGTTTCAACATATTGAAGATAAAGGTAGGAGGGCCGGATGATAAGCGGATGATTGAAGCTATCCGCTCCGTAACCGATCTGCCACTGGCGGTAGACGCCAACCAGGGATGGAAAGAGCGCAGTGAGGCGCTGGATATGATCTTCTGGATGAGAGAGCGAGGGGTGGTGATGGTGGAGCAGCCCATGCCTAAGTCCGATTTAGACAGTATTGCCCGGCTGACGGAGGAAAGCCCGCTCCCCATCTTTGCCGATGAGTCTGTGCAACGGCTCGCCGATGTGGAACGACTAAAAGGTGTCTTTTCCGGCATCAATATCAAATTAATGAAGTGTACCGGTATGCACGAAGCGTGGAAGATGCGCACCCTGGCACAAGCGCTGGGGATGAAGGTGATGATGGGCTGTATGACGGAGACCTCCTGCGCTATTTCTGCTGCATCACAAATCTATCCGGGAATGGATTTTGCCGATCTCGACGGTGCGCTGCTGATAGGAAACGATTGCTTCGACGGTGCAAAGCTTGAAAACGGAAAAATGATCGCTTCCGACTTGCCCGGAATCGGTGTGCTTCCCATTTTTACTTTACCAGCTCCTCAAAGAGGCGGTTGA